One window of Oryza brachyantha chromosome 12, ObraRS2, whole genome shotgun sequence genomic DNA carries:
- the LOC102700763 gene encoding momilactone A synthase-like has product MFRAAQLLRETKRAVAPRTSSSPAGLIVSGFSTASNFQRLAGKVAVITGAASGIGRATAAEFVKNGAKVIIADIQDDLGRSVASELGPDAAYTRCDVADEAQVAAAVDLAVGRHGRLDIFYSNAGIGGRYPQDDAVSVDLDNFDGLMAVNARPALAAVKHAARAMAPRRSGCILCTASGAGVVPIPALAMYSVSKATVIAIVRAMAEPLARHGLRVNAISPGPTRTPMLLREIPLMAEQSPGLSGELKRMVEDDGAAGDAAAVLEPEDIARAALYLASDEARFVNGHNVVVDAGYSVHKGAEAR; this is encoded by the exons ATGTTCAGGGCGGCTCAACTCCTCAG GGAGACAAAGAGAGCTGTCGCCCCGAGAACGAGTTCATCACCTGCAGGTTTGATCGTCAGTGGCTTCTCCACGGCCTCCAATTTCCAGAG GTTGGCCGGCAAGGTGGCCGTCATCACCGGTGCAGCCAGCGGCATCGGCagagcaacggcggcggagttcgTCAAGAACGGCGCCAAGGTCATCATCGCCGACATCCAGGACGACCTCGGCCGGTCCGTGGCCTCCGAGCTCGGCCCCGACGCCGCGTACACGCGCTgcgacgtcgccgacgaggcgcaggtcgcggcggccgtcgaCCTCGCCGTGGGGCGGCACGGCCGGCTCGACATCTTCTACAGCAACGCCGGGATCGGAGGGAGGTACCCGCAGGACGACGCGGTGTCCGTCGACCTCGACAACTTCGACGGCCTGATGGCGGTGAACGCCCGGCCGGCGCTCGCGGCCGTCAAgcacgccgcgcgcgccatGGCGCCGCGCCGCAGCGGCTGCATCCTCTGCACGGCcagcggcgcgggcgtcgTCCCCATCCCGGCGCTCGCCATGTACTCCGTCTCCAAGGCCACCGTCATCGCCATCGTGCGCGCCATGGCGGAGCCGCTGGCGCGCCACGGCCTGCGGGTGAACGCCATCTCGCCGGGGCCGACCAGGACGCCCATGCTGCTGCGGGAGATCCCACTCATGGCCGAGCAGTCCCCCGGGTTGAGCGGGGAGCTGAAGCGGATggtggaggacgacggcgcggcgggcgacgccgccgcggtgctGGAGCCGGAGGACATCGCGAGGGCGGCGCTGTACCTGGCCTCCGACGAGGCCAGGTTCGTGAACGGGCAcaacgtcgtcgtcgacgccggctACTCGGTGCACAAAGGAGCGGAGGCGCGTTGA
- the LOC107305419 gene encoding glutathione S-transferase T3-like — MQEGEILKLEFLSPHAILQLPSPRSRPCLASSQSLAIDLAPLVVAGESMDSNVGLLGSDIHITNRDPCQFDRPTGEKAKPIAKVGGSSRPNNRRSKNFSTAEDRMLVSAWLNTSMDLVTRTEQQSDSYWARIHQYFHQQKDFISDRNQNSLNNRWGSIKELVNKFCEHYEQILNRRKSGMTAEDHIAQACAAYKLAEGKHFSLIHCWHLLHRQPKWDSRFSQKKQKTHVDASPSTNSSKFKYNPETSNPTVRPLVKKAEKEKRGQDISSSCTSESSHVVVALNNMWSEKKVISPQAREERNDTYTQVLTLERERLQIEKKRVELEMREREERIMNMDLSVLDGPKKQYYMHLQNEILSRGMD, encoded by the exons ATGCAAGAGGGAGAAATACTAAAATTGGAATTCCTCTCTCCGCACGCTATCCTCCAACTGCCATCTCCTAGATCCAGGCCATGCCTCGCTAGCTCTCAATCCCTCGCAATCGATCTTGCTCCCCTCGTCGTCGCAG GTGAATCGATGGATAGCAATGTTGGTTTGTTGGGGTCAGACATTCATATAACAAACAGGGACCCTTGTCAATTTGATAGACCAACTGGAGAGAAGGCAAAACCAATTGCCAAAGTTGGTGGTTCATCTAGACCAAACAATAGGAGATCAAAAAACTTTTCCACTGCTGAGGATAGGATGTTGGTGTCAGCATGGCTCAATACTAGTATGGATCTAGTTACGAGGACCGAGCAGCAAAGTGACTCGTATTGGGCAAGGATACATCAATATTTCCATCAACAGAAGGACTTCATATCAGACCGTAACCAAAATTCTCTTAACAATCGTTGGGGTTCCATTAAAGAGCTAGTTAATAAATTTTGTGAACACTATGAACAAATTCTGAATAGAAGGAAAAGTGGGATGACTGCTGAAGATCAT ATTGCTCAGGCTTGTGCTGCATACAAATTGGCAGAGGGGAagcatttttctttgatccacTGTTGGCATTTATTACATCGTCAGCCAAAGTGGGATAGTAGGTTTTCCCAGAAAAAGCAGAAGACTCATGTCGACGCAAGTCCGAGCACAAACTCTAGTAAATTTAAGTATAACCCCGAGACATCTAACCCTACAGTGAGACCACTGGTGAAGAAGGCGGAAAAGGAGAAACGAGGGCAAgatatttcttcttcttgtacAAGTGAGAGTAGTCATGTTGTGGTTGCACTAAATAACATGTGGTCGGAGAAAAAAGTGATCAGTCCTCAAGCTAGGGAGGAGAGAAATGATACTTATACACAGGTTCTCACACTCGAAAGAGAGAGGTTGCagatagaaaaaaagagagtagaACTTGAAATGAGAGAAAGGGAAGAAAGAATTATGAACATGGATCTTAGTGTTCTGGATGGgccaaaaaaacaatattacaTGCATTTGCAGAATGAGATTCTATCCCGAGGAATGGATTGA